In Gracilimonas sp., the DNA window TAACGGGAGACATCCATTATCACCCCGCCACCGGTTGTTTGCCCTGCAAGACTCGTTCCTGCGCTTCGGGCCGTGATGGTAAATTTATGCTCATTCGCTTTTTTCACCAACTGCTGGATGTCATCTCCAGATTTTGGAAAAGAAACACCTTCAGGAAATTCCTCATACATGGAGGCATCCTGGGCATATAATTGGCGGGTAAGTAAATCTCGTTGTATCAAAAAAACTCCTATTCTGTTGAGGCAGAAGTTTGAGGTTAATTTCAATGAATTTCAATACAAAACTAGATAAAATCCGCCTACTTTTTTTTAACCCAACTAGAGATCGTTTCCAGGAAACTATTCACAAAATTTTTGTCCAACATGGGATATTCTGAAGCCTGTCCTGTATTTGCTTTTTGAAATAAGTGATTGGCATCAGGAAGTACTTTTACTTCATATTCGACCCCTGCTTTATCCAGAGCATTGGTAATTGGAGACCGATTGATTTCTTCCGTTACCTGAGTATCCTTTTCCCCAAAAAGCACCAAAACCGGAACCTTCAACTCTGCTAAATCTTCAGCCGGATCATAAAATAACAGCGACTGCAACTGTGGAGTCCTGTAATACTCAACAAGTTGCTGCACCTGTTTTTCGACAAAGGATTCAATATCGGGTATACCTTTTTTCTGCTCTTCAGGCAGATTCTTCAGCATAAACGTGTACTGCTTTCGATAGGCCTTCTTTGCTTCCTCTAATCCTTTACCATCCCTTATTGCCGCCATCATGTCTTCCCGCAGCGCTATTTCTTTTTCGACATCTTTATCGTCATGTATACCCACTCCAAAACCCTTCTTCACCTGAAAACGAAGAATATCTTTCAGCGGAACTCCAGTTGAAGCCATTAAAATAACCTGATCAACACGGTTATTTTCAGAAGCGGCTTTTCCGGCAACCACACCACCCTGACTATGCCCCAGCAGGATAACCTCGCTAAAACCCCGGTTTTCCATTTTTGTCAGGTGATCGATAATTGCTTCTACATCCCCGGCCAGCATATCAAGGGTAGTATTCATAAAATTACCTGTTGATTCGCCTACCTGCCTATCGTCATAACGAAAGCTTGCGATTTCCTGCTTTTCGAGGTGCTCAGCTATCTCAGCAAAAATTTTAAACTCAAAAATATTTGAATCCCGATTCTGTGCACTGCTTCCTGAAATCAAAATAACCAAAGGTACTTCTGTTGCTCCATCGGGATAAACCAGTGTACCCCCAATCTCTACTCCATTGCCCTGAATGATTAAATCTTCTCCCTGTCCGGGTTCTGGTTCACCGGAAGAATACTGCTTCTCGATTTCAAACGGGAAAGAAGCAGGTCCCTGAGAATAGTTTCCGGTAATCAGACTATTGGAGCTAAAAGTGCCAACAAACTTTCCCTCTCCCTGACCGGTAAAAAAAGTTAGAAAAACAGAGTCTGCCTTCTGCTCTGCCCGCGTTAATGGCAGGTCTATAGCTCCCTGCATTGGAATATCCAGCGTCCCTGAAAATTGACCAGGCTCTCCATCAATATTGAAGATCACACCCAATTTCTGCCCCTGAATATTGATCGCACCTTTCCATGCACCGGCAATATTCTGTTGGGCTTGGGCTTGGGCTTGGGCTTGGGCTTCGTAAATACCAAATACTACACCTACTATGAATATGACTAATTTATTCATGCATTCTCTCCGGTTGATTCTATTTTTTTAAACTCGAAATAGGAATAAAGCAGTGGTACAATCACCATAAAACCAACCGTTACTCCAAATACGACGGCATTTAGCGACTCGGAAAAAATCAGGTCTGAAATAATAATGAGAACTCCTCCTACCATCCAGATTTTACTACCCAAACGATGAGTCTTTTTCCAAACCGTTGGATTTTCAAGCGTCCAGGGTGTACGGATACCAATAAAATAATTAGGCTTCACTGTATTCATGTAATTCCCCAATCCAACAAAGAAAAGGCCCACTGCTATGAATACATAGGAATTGATACTGACATCCGAACCGGTTACCACCAGTATCATCATTGCGTATAAACCCACCATAAAAAGTGAGGTGATCAGACGAATAGCAGCGATCGGCTTTTGCGCCTCTTCAATTCTTTTCTTTGGGTCTATCCGGGGTAGAAGCAGGAGCGCAGCATAAAGCAGAATACCAATAGCAGGCAGCATATAAAGAATTACCCATTTCGGTCCGTAATCATCTGCTTCGCCCTGAAGATTAAAGTGCGTTGGGACCGTGTCGGGAACCTGATCTGAAAGTAAAAGAGACACTGCGAATGGCGCCAATAGTAATAAGATAACAGGCCATTCTTTCTTTAATATGTTAGTGATATTCATGGCGTTGATTATTTGTTATTCATGAGTTTGAACAGCCACTGTGTGGCATCTTCAAGTCCGGTGGTGTTAAGTGAATAATAAATGAATTGTCCCCTGCGCTCGGTATCTACCAATCCGGCTTGCTTAAGCAATTCAAGGTGATGAGAAATACTGGGTCTTGAAATGTCAAAAGCCTCCGCAATCTCTCCAGCCGAAAGGTCTTTTTCTTTCAGCATATCCAGAATTTCTCTCCGGGTAGCATCATTAAGCGCTTTGAATAATGTATTCATTTAGATATTTAGATAACTATCGAAATATTAATCATAATTAGTATGATATCAAACTAAAGCAATTGTCAGGCTAATTCCCTTACTGCGAAATTATCTTCTACCCGCTTTACGATTTCATCACCGATGGCCAACCCGGCCGTTGCGGCCGGACTTGGAGCGTTTAGCACATGGATCTGACGGTCTGCAACTTCGAAATAGAAGTCATCCAGTATTTCTCCATTAGGCTGAAGTGCCATAGCCCTGATTCCTGCTGGGGATACTTCTAAATATTCTTCACGCACTTCGGGTATTAGTTTTTGCAACCCTTTAACAAAAGCTTTCTTGGAAAAAGAACGTTTATATTCATCAAGCCCCATCCGCCAGTGCTCTTTTGCCATTTTCCAAAACCCCGGAAAGTTGAAGGTTTCGGTGGTTTCCTTCAGGTTGAATGAAAGTTTTTTATACCCCTCCCTCTTGAAAGCAAACACGGCATTTGGGCCACATTCAATTCCTCCCAGAGCCATGCGGGTAAAGTGAACCCCAAGAAATGGAAACTCAGGATTTGGAAGCGGATAAATCAGATTATTAACCAAATACTCAGCCTCTGGTTTAAGCTCATAGTATTCGCCTTTAAAAGGAACAATCTTAACCGGAGAATGAACTCCAGCAAACTTTGCCACATGATCAGAATAAAGGCCTGCGCAATTGATCAGAAAACGGGTACTTACTTTTTCCCCACCGGCTTCCACTTCCACTTTGTCACCTTTGTTGGAAATATTGGAAACAGCGCTATTAAACCGGACTTTTCCATTTCGCTCCTCAAGTAGCACCATAAGCTTGCGACACATTCCGGCATAATCCACAATACCAGCACAGGGTACATGGATGGCTGCCACTCCATTCACATGAGGCTCGAGTTCTTTCAGCCGCGCAGCATCTATGAGTTCAATCCCCTCGATTTCATTTTGAAGACCGCGTTCATATATCTCTTTGAGCTTTGGGACTTCACTTTCTTGTGTGGCTACGATCACCTTTCCGCAGACATCTATAGCTACATCATATTTTTTACAAAAATCTACCAGTTGATGGCGACCATCCACACAGTTTTTGGCTTTATAACTTCCAGGTTTGTAATAAATCCCCGAATGAATAACTCCAGAATTTTTACCTGTTTGGTGTGCTGCTACTCTATTCTCTTTTTCCAATACAAGAATATGTGCTTCAGGATATTTAAGGGATAATTTATAAGCCGTGGAGAGCCCTACAATTCCGGCTCCAACAATAGTAAAATCGTACATCATGTTGGCTAAGATAAAGTTTATACATAAAAAAAGAGCCCCCAAATTTTTGAGGGCTCTTACGATCGATAAATGATCTATTTAGCTATTTTCGCTTGAGAAATCATCCCAGTCTATTTCAGCTTGAGGACGGCCGATTTCGGTTGGAACACGCCCACCTCCAATAGAGGTGTCTATTTGATCTAAACGATCATAGCGGCGCATATCTACCCATCGGTGACCTTCACCCCACAGAGAGTATCTTCTCTGCTTGAGCACTTCATCAATAAGTGAAGCTTGGTCTACTGTACCTGTATAAGGACCAACACCCCAGATACCACGGATGGTATTGATGGCCGTAACCGCATTAGCCAAATTAGTTGCTCCACCAAGCTGTACATTTGCCTCCGCATAAATCAGAATAAGCTCTTCATTACGTATAAAAGGTATATCGGCTGTCGAAGATGCATATTTACCTATTTGATAAGCAGAAGATAACCCACTTATTCCCGGGGCTGTAACTGCTGCACTGTCTCTAAGTTCGAACATTCGGTCGATTCTTAGATCTCCAGCGTCAGCCTCATTGATGTGTATGGGATTGGGCACCACCAACTCTTCTTCACTCGCATTAGGTATATAATAATAGGGGTTAAATATATCATTACCACCTCCAAAGACATGAGCAGGACCCACCATTAAGTCGGCCTCAGATGCCGCATTCAGATCCATAAATGAATCATCAAGGGCATCAAGAGCTCCCTGCCAATCGTCTGCATATAAAGCAAATCGCGCAGCAATCGCACGATTGACCTCAAGCATAGCCGCCGGTGTATCGAAACCATCAAATCCATCACTTAATACAAAAGTGAAACTATTGCCCGCATTACCAAGCTGAGTAGCTCCTTCGCCTAGTATGGTCCGGATTTCAGCAAGAGCCTGATCGTACCCCAAGAATCCTCCCGGATTCAGTGGTTCTGAGAATGAAACATCAACTCTGATTCCTTTTTGATACTGGTGCATCAAGGGAAACTGAAATTGATACGCTTTGATTGTATTGGCAAAGCCTAAGTATCCGTTTTTCTGAGCTTCAGTAACCGTATTGGTGTTTTCGATAGATTCTATCAACAGGTTAGCCTGCCGGATAGCTCCGTAAGGCGCTTCATATCCGCTTGCGTCTACAAAAAAAGCTGGATTTTCTTCTGCATCAAGACTTCTTGCTGGTAATTGCAACCAATCAATAGCAAATGTTGGATCTGAAGTATTTATATAAAAAAGCTCTCTGCTTAATGTACCCGTTAAGGCCCACCAATCAGAATTAGCGTTATTATAGTTTCGGTGTACTGACTCAAGACCTGAAACCAGATCCTGAAGTTCACCCGGACTGGCGTTATCGAGCACGCCCGTGGTACTTGGACTGTTTGGGTCGAGTACTTTATCCACTTCTAACAAATCACAGGAAATTGACATAAAAATCAATCCCGTCAGTATAAATGTAGTTCTTATTAGTTGTTTCATAATAATTTCTTTAAAGGATTATAGGTCAACTTTTATGCTGAATAATATTTTTCTTGACGTCGGATAGGGCGTAATATCCACTCGTTGGGATAATGCACTTCGGCCGGTAGCATTTACTTCCGGGTCATATCCATTATAGTCCGTAAACATCAGCAGGTTAGTGCCAGAAACACCTACTCTGATATTACTCAACGAATTGCCAACCGTCCTTTCTAAAAATTCACTAGGAACGGTATAATAAATGGAAGCTTCTCTTAATTTCACATAAGAGGCATCTTTAGTATAGGAAAGTGTACCTCCTTCACGCTGTACAATGTTATTTTCGCTGTCAAAATAATCAGCGGTATTTCCTGCACCATCGGTTAACAACTGAGAAAGGTTAATTCCTTCTGCACCTTTACTCCAGTGCAGCAAGAAGCTGGCCCTGAAGTTCTTAAAGAATGAGAAATCATTCGAGAACGACATCTGGAAGTCTGGTTGAAGATCACCCACGATCTCACGCTCTGCCTGTCCGGGAACAAAACCATAAATACCGGTTGGGGAAACCCCTTCTTCCAATCTGGTTGCTCCAAAAGCAGGAGAAGCATAAAAAGTATTAGCTTGAGCTGGAATAATAAGGTCGGTTAATTCTGTCTCATTCGTCCACCACAATATTCCAGAATTCCAGGTGAAATTCTGATTTTGAACCGGAATCAGCGATAACCCGATTTCAGTACCAATATTTTCCATCTCTGCGGCATTCGTTGCAATCTGATTCACTCCTGTTGAAGGTGAGGGCACCAAAGGTAAAATCAAATCTTCGATGGTTTTATTATAATGGGTGAATTCAAGGGAAACACGACCATCAAACAATCCGAGATCAAAACCATATTCGAGCTCTTTTGCTCGTTCTGGCTGCAGATCGGGATCAACATCGGTACCGGGTGCTACTGCTCCACCGAACTCACCAATATTTGTTCCTCCTAAACTTGAGAATATAGCTCCGAAGTTCGGCAATCCACCGGTCTCTCCATAAGCTACTCGCAATTTCAGCTGATTAACCTGATCTACAGTCCAGAAATCAAAGTTGGACAGGTTGGCTGCCAGTGATGCTTTTGGATAAAAGTAAAACTCACTTTCATCAAGATTCAGTGTCGATTGATCCCATCGGCCACCAACAGTAGCAATCAAGCGGTCAGCATAGTTGATTTCTTCCTGAAGGAAAACACCAAAATCTGTTACTTCTGTAAAGTTTTGGGTAGCTGTTACCTGGGCTGCATTTCCAACATTGGTTTGACCCGGGAGTAGGCCTTGTCCTCGGATACGGTCCAGAGAAATATTCTGGTCATATCTGGAAACACCGGCTTGAGAAGTCAGGTCAAAGTTCCCAAAGTCCGTTCCAAGTGTTTTATTATAGAGCAATACAGCCTGCAGGTTGGTATTGACTACCTCCTGGGTAGTATGAATTACATCTCCTGGAAAATCAGTTCCAGTACGTTGATACTGCATAAACTCGGGGAAGTAAATGATTGAATTGGCATTTGTATAATCCAAACCACCATCAATCTTCAGGCTGGCTAAAGACGTTTCGTTCTGAAATAAATCAGCTTCTAACACCACCGACTGCAGGAATCGATTGATTTCCTGATTGTTGGTCGCAACATCAATGAGTCGCAGCGGATTCTCACCGAAATAAGGAGTATCAGGATAGGTCCCATCCGGATTTTGCTTAATTAAGTTATAAGCATAGTTAGGATGTGCTGACAAAGAATACCCAATAGATCCACCGGTATCATTCTGGTTTCCTGTAAACCCGCGATCACTATCGG includes these proteins:
- a CDS encoding SusC/RagA family TonB-linked outer membrane protein; this encodes MRNSYYIKFLAVLSVMFISSQIAIAQYIVSGTVTDAATGETLVGVTIFNAATNTGTSTNIDGEFSLELPAGDASLRFSSIGYVTRNIDVSGSDGEEVTLDVELRSDVANLEELVVTGLASSVKRANLANSVASVSADDIAGRAQPESIDNALQGKIPGVQITSYSGAPGGGFNVQLRGVTTLGAGGSQPLYIIDGVYVNNELLTTGRSAVSGAGGNSQDDTANRLADINPDEIESIEVLKGASAAAIYGARANAGVIIINTKQGKAGDTQVSFKQELGFNNALNLLGRTDWDEERLTLFYQPNGQDANNNGIDDGLEKRQLEIQRFNDAQAAGNIKDLEKEVYGNTGLINNTQISVSGGNEKTRFYVSGGLDVEDGIIKNTGFERNSIRANIDHSITQRIRVSSNSNYINTDSDRGFTGNQNDTGGSIGYSLSAHPNYAYNLIKQNPDGTYPDTPYFGENPLRLIDVATNNQEINRFLQSVVLEADLFQNETSLASLKIDGGLDYTNANSIIYFPEFMQYQRTGTDFPGDVIHTTQEVVNTNLQAVLLYNKTLGTDFGNFDLTSQAGVSRYDQNISLDRIRGQGLLPGQTNVGNAAQVTATQNFTEVTDFGVFLQEEINYADRLIATVGGRWDQSTLNLDESEFYFYPKASLAANLSNFDFWTVDQVNQLKLRVAYGETGGLPNFGAIFSSLGGTNIGEFGGAVAPGTDVDPDLQPERAKELEYGFDLGLFDGRVSLEFTHYNKTIEDLILPLVPSPSTGVNQIATNAAEMENIGTEIGLSLIPVQNQNFTWNSGILWWTNETELTDLIIPAQANTFYASPAFGATRLEEGVSPTGIYGFVPGQAEREIVGDLQPDFQMSFSNDFSFFKNFRASFLLHWSKGAEGINLSQLLTDGAGNTADYFDSENNIVQREGGTLSYTKDASYVKLREASIYYTVPSEFLERTVGNSLSNIRVGVSGTNLLMFTDYNGYDPEVNATGRSALSQRVDITPYPTSRKILFSIKVDL
- a CDS encoding alpha/beta hydrolase, which gives rise to MNKLVIFIVGVVFGIYEAQAQAQAQAQQNIAGAWKGAINIQGQKLGVIFNIDGEPGQFSGTLDIPMQGAIDLPLTRAEQKADSVFLTFFTGQGEGKFVGTFSSNSLITGNYSQGPASFPFEIEKQYSSGEPEPGQGEDLIIQGNGVEIGGTLVYPDGATEVPLVILISGSSAQNRDSNIFEFKIFAEIAEHLEKQEIASFRYDDRQVGESTGNFMNTTLDMLAGDVEAIIDHLTKMENRGFSEVILLGHSQGGVVAGKAASENNRVDQVILMASTGVPLKDILRFQVKKGFGVGIHDDKDVEKEIALREDMMAAIRDGKGLEEAKKAYRKQYTFMLKNLPEEQKKGIPDIESFVEKQVQQLVEYYRTPQLQSLLFYDPAEDLAELKVPVLVLFGEKDTQVTEEINRSPITNALDKAGVEYEVKVLPDANHLFQKANTGQASEYPMLDKNFVNSFLETISSWVKKK
- the lhgO gene encoding L-2-hydroxyglutarate oxidase, whose translation is MYDFTIVGAGIVGLSTAYKLSLKYPEAHILVLEKENRVAAHQTGKNSGVIHSGIYYKPGSYKAKNCVDGRHQLVDFCKKYDVAIDVCGKVIVATQESEVPKLKEIYERGLQNEIEGIELIDAARLKELEPHVNGVAAIHVPCAGIVDYAGMCRKLMVLLEERNGKVRFNSAVSNISNKGDKVEVEAGGEKVSTRFLINCAGLYSDHVAKFAGVHSPVKIVPFKGEYYELKPEAEYLVNNLIYPLPNPEFPFLGVHFTRMALGGIECGPNAVFAFKREGYKKLSFNLKETTETFNFPGFWKMAKEHWRMGLDEYKRSFSKKAFVKGLQKLIPEVREEYLEVSPAGIRAMALQPNGEILDDFYFEVADRQIHVLNAPSPAATAGLAIGDEIVKRVEDNFAVRELA
- a CDS encoding autorepressor SdpR family transcription factor, which gives rise to MNTLFKALNDATRREILDMLKEKDLSAGEIAEAFDISRPSISHHLELLKQAGLVDTERRGQFIYYSLNTTGLEDATQWLFKLMNNK
- a CDS encoding RagB/SusD family nutrient uptake outer membrane protein; amino-acid sequence: MKQLIRTTFILTGLIFMSISCDLLEVDKVLDPNSPSTTGVLDNASPGELQDLVSGLESVHRNYNNANSDWWALTGTLSRELFYINTSDPTFAIDWLQLPARSLDAEENPAFFVDASGYEAPYGAIRQANLLIESIENTNTVTEAQKNGYLGFANTIKAYQFQFPLMHQYQKGIRVDVSFSEPLNPGGFLGYDQALAEIRTILGEGATQLGNAGNSFTFVLSDGFDGFDTPAAMLEVNRAIAARFALYADDWQGALDALDDSFMDLNAASEADLMVGPAHVFGGGNDIFNPYYYIPNASEEELVVPNPIHINEADAGDLRIDRMFELRDSAAVTAPGISGLSSAYQIGKYASSTADIPFIRNEELILIYAEANVQLGGATNLANAVTAINTIRGIWGVGPYTGTVDQASLIDEVLKQRRYSLWGEGHRWVDMRRYDRLDQIDTSIGGGRVPTEIGRPQAEIDWDDFSSENS
- a CDS encoding SdpI family protein is translated as MNITNILKKEWPVILLLLAPFAVSLLLSDQVPDTVPTHFNLQGEADDYGPKWVILYMLPAIGILLYAALLLLPRIDPKKRIEEAQKPIAAIRLITSLFMVGLYAMMILVVTGSDVSINSYVFIAVGLFFVGLGNYMNTVKPNYFIGIRTPWTLENPTVWKKTHRLGSKIWMVGGVLIIISDLIFSESLNAVVFGVTVGFMVIVPLLYSYFEFKKIESTGENA